Within Quadrisphaera sp. DSM 44207, the genomic segment CACGGCGTCGGCTACCGCGGGCCGGGCGCGCAGGACGGCGGCGCCACCACCGGCCCGGCCGGCACCGGCACTGCGGCCGACCCCGGGTCCGGCTCCTCCGCAGGCGCCGAGGCCGCCGCCGCGGCGGACGCGCTCGAGGACGCGGACCTGCCGGACGCGGACCCGCTCACGCACGGGCGCGGCATCGGCCTGATGGAGCTGCTGGTGGACCAGCTGCACTTCGTGCCCGACGTGGACGGCACCACGCTGGTGCTCGTCAAGAACCTGCGGGTGCAGCCGGGCTCGATCCTCCTGGCCGCCTGAGCCCCTCGGCCCGACGCCCCTCGACGCGGGCACGGCCCCTCGACGCAGCGCAGCCCCCGGCGGGTGCCGGGGGCTGCGCCGCGACTGCATCCAGGCTCGATCCAGGCCCGGGCGCGGCTCAGTCGAGCGCGGCGTCCAGGGTCATGTCGACCGCCTTGAGCGCCTTGCTGACCGGGCACGAGACCTTGGCCTCCTGCGCGGCCTTCTCGAAGCCGGCGGCGTCGAGCCCGTCGACCTCGCCGCGCACCTTCAGCGCGATGCCGGTGATCTGGAAGCCGCCGGCCGGGTCCGGGCCCAGCGAGACGTCCGCGCTGACCTCCAGGTGCTGCGGGGTGCCGCCGGCCTGGCCGATCAGCGCCGACAGCTGCATGGCGAAGCAGGAGGAGTGCGCGGCGGCGATGAGCTCCTCGGGGCTGGTGACGCCCTCGGCGTCGTCGGCCGCGCGGCGGGGGAAGGAGACGTGGTACGTCCCCACACCGGAGCTGGTGAGCTCGACCTGGCCCGAGCCCTCCTGCAGGGTCCCGTTCCACGCGGTGCGGGCGGTCCTCGTCGGCATGGTGCTCCTCTCGACGGCGGCCCCCCGGGCGGGAGCCGCTCCTCGGCGAGCCTGTCCCGCGGATCGGTCGCGCGCAACTCATCCTCGGCGCGGCGCCGCGCGGGGTGCCGCGGCCCGTGCCGCGGCGCCGGCTCACCCTGCCGCAGCGGGAGGACCGGGTCTAGCGTGCCGCAGGTGCTCGCGCCGACGAACCCCTACGCCACGCCCAGCGACCTGCCGCACCAGCTGCCGCCGTTCGACCGGATCCGGGTCGAGCACCACCGCCCCGCGCTGGAGGCCGGCATGGCCGAGCAGCGCGCCGAGGTGGAGGCGATCGCCACCGACCCGGCCGAGCCGACCTTCGCGAACACCGTCGAGGCGCTCGAGCGCTCCGGGCGGCTGCTCGCGCGGGCGGCGAACACCTTCTTCAACCTCACCAGCTCGGTCTCCAGCGAGCAGCTGCGCGCGGTCGAGAGCGAGGTCGCGCCCCTGCTGGCGGCGCACTCGGACGCCATCCACCTCGACCCGCGCCTGTTCGCGCGCATCGACGCCGTGCGCGCCCGGGCGGCCGGTGACGCTGCAGGGCTGGACGCCGAGCAGCGCGCCGTCCTGGAGCGCTACCACACCGACTTCGTGCGCGCCGGCGCCGCGCTGGGGCCCGAGGAGCAGCAGCGGCTGCGCGCGCTGAACGAGGAGCTGTCGGCGCTGACGACGGCGTTCGGCACGCACCTGCTGGAGGAGACCAACGCGCTCGCGGTGCTCGTGGAGGACGCCGCCGCCCTCGACGGCCTCTCGCCGCAGGAGGTCTCCGCCGCCGCGCAGGCCGCCCGCGCCCGCGGGCACGAGGGCGGCCACCTGCTGCCGCTGGCCCTGCCGACGGCCCAGCCGGTGCTGGCCTCCCTGCGCGACCGGGACCTGCGCGAGCGCGTGCACACCGCGTCGGTGACGCGCGGCGCGCGCGGCGGGGAGCACGACACGCGCGCCCTCGTGGTGCGGATCGCGGCGCTGCGCGCGCAGCGGTCGGCCCTGCTGGGCTTTCCTGCGCACGCCGACTGGGTGGTCGCGGACCAGACCGCGGGCTCGCGCGAGACGGTCATGACGATGCTGACCTCGCTGGTGCCGGCGGCGACGTCCAACGCGCGCGGGGAGCAGGCGGAGCTCACGGCCGCCCTGCACGCCGACGGCCACACCGGCCCGCTGCGCCCGTGGGACTGGGCGCACTACGCCGAGCGCGTGCGCCGCGAGCGGTTCGCGGTGGACGCCGCGGCGCTGCGCCCGTACTTCCCGCTCGACGCCGTCCTGACCGACGGCGTCTTCTGGGCGGCGCAGCAGCTGTACGGGCTGGAGCTGACCGAGCGCACGGACCTGCCCGTCCCGCACCCCGACGTGCGGGTGTGGGAGGTGCGCGACGAGGACGGGCGCGAGCGGGGCCTGTTCCTCGGCGACTTCTTCGCCCGCGAGTCCAAGCGCGGCGGAGCGTGGATGAGCACCTACGTCGACCAGTCGCACCTGCTGGGCACCCTGCCCGTCGTCGTCGTCACCCTCAACGTCCCCCCGCCCGCGCCCGGGGAGCCGGCGCTGCTGAGCGTCGACGAGGTCGACACCGCCTTCCACGAGTTCGGGCACGCGCTGCACGGGCTGCTCTCCGACGTCCGCCACCCGCGCCTGTCGGGGACCACCGTGCCGCGCGACTTCGTCGAGTACCCCTCGCAGGTCAACGAGTTCTGGGCCTGGGAGCCGGTCGTGCTCGCCCGCTACGCCCGCCACCACGCCACGGGCGAGGCGCTGCCGGGCGAGCAGGTGGAGCGGCTGCGGGCGGCGCAGTCGTACGGGCAGGGGCACGCGACCACGGAGATCCTCGCCGCGATGCTGCTCGACCAGGCCTGGCACCAGCTCGACCCGGCGGAGGAGGTGGCGGTGCAGGACGTGGAGGCGTTCGAGGCGGCGGCCCTGGAGCGGTTCGGCGTCGCGCTCGAGGCCGTGCCACCGCGCTACCGCAGCACCTACTTCAACCACGTCTTCGGCGGCGGCTACAGCGCCGGGTACTACTCCTACCTGTGGAGCGAGGTGCTCGACGCCGACACGGTCGAGTGGTTCCGCGAGCACGGCGGGCTGCGCCGCGCCAACGGCGCCGCCTTCGCCGCCGCGCTGCTCTCGCGCGGCGGCACGGTGGACCCGATGGCCGCCTACGCGGCCTTCCGCGGTCGCGGCCCGCGCATCGAGCCGCTGCTGGAGCGCCGCGGCCTGACGGGCGCCGAGATGACGCTGCCGGAGGACGAGGCCGGCTGAGGCACGGGGCGAGCCGGCGGAGGAGGCGAGCCGGCGGACGGGGCGCGAGGCGGGCGGCGTGGGGCAGGATGTGCCGACCGACACGACGACGTGGAGGACGGATGGCGGCAGCGTGCGAGCGCGCGGCGCAGGCGCAGGCGCTGGCCGACCTGGCCGAGGGCCTGGCGGGGGAGTTCTCGCTGCGACCCCTGCTGGAGCGGGTGCTGCGCTCGGCCGTGGCCCTGCTGGGCTGCTCGGACGGCTCGATCAGCCTGGTCGACCACAGCAGCGGCACCTACCGCAAGGAGGCGGACGTCGGGGTGGCCTGCCAGTCGGGCCGCTCCTTCCCGCTGGTGGAGGGCCTGACCGGTGAGGTGGTGCGCGCCGGCGGGCCCGTCGTCGTCGACGACTACCGGCAGGTGCGCGGCGGGCACCTGCACCCCGCCGACCGCGCGCGCCTGCACGCCGCCGTCGGCGTCCCGGTGCGCTGGGGGCCCGCCGTGCTCGGGGCCGTCGTCGTCTTCTCCGCCGACCCGGCGCGGCGCTTCCGGCCGGCGGACGTGGAGCTGCTGAGCCTGTTCGCCCGCCACGCCGCCATCGCGATCACCAACGCCCGCCTGCACGCCGTCGCGGCCGAGCGGGGGTGGGCGGAGGCCGCGGCGCGCGAGCGGGAGCGCTCGGCGCGGCAGGTGCAGGAGCGCCTCAGCCGCCAGCTGGCCACCCTCCTCGTGCACCTCGAGCGCGCCGCGGGCGACGGCGGCGCGGACGGCGGCGCGGACGGCGGCGCGGACGGCGGCGCGGACGGCGGCGCGGACGGCCCGCGGGAGGCGCTGGGCGCGGCCGCGGCGGTCGCGCGCTCGGCGCTGGCGATCGCCCGCTCCGCCGGCGCGCAGCCCGACGACCTCCCGGAGGGGCTGACGCTGCACGACGCGGTCGCGGCGGAGGTCGCGTGGGCGCGGACGGCGGCGGGCCTGGACGGCCGCCTCGTCGTCGCCGGCCAGGTGCGGGCGCCCGACGCGGAGGTCGCCGGCCACCTGCTGCGCGCGACCCGCTGCGCCGTGGTGCGCGCCGTGGCCCGCAGCCGCGCCGCCGTGCTGCGCGTGGGGCTGGTGCACGGCGCGGAGGGCGTCGTGCTGCTGGTCGAGGACGACGGCAGCGGGGAGGCCGGCGACGACGGCCTCGCGCGGGTCGTCGCGCGCACCCGGGCGCTCGGCGGCGCGGCGGAGCTGACCACGACGCCGGGGTGGGGCACCACCCTGCGCGTGCAGCTGCCGTACCGGCTGGCGGGGGAGCACCGCCCGGCGCGCACCGGCGTCCTCGTCGTCGACGGGCGGCCCGCGGTGCGCAGCGGGCTCGCCGCGCTGATCGGCCAGGGCGGCCCCGCCGTGCGCGTGCTCGGCGACGTCGGGCGCGCCGGCGACGTCCCGGACGCCGTGCGGCTGCTGCGCCCGGACGTCGTCGTCCTCGGCGACCGGCTGGCCGACGCCGCCCCCGCCCAGGTGGTGGCGGCCCTGCTGGAGCAGGACCCGCGGGCCGCGGTCGTCCTCGTCGAGGAGCCGGCCGGGGCCGCCGTGCCCGTGGCGGGGCTGCGCGGGCGCGTCAGCGCCGAGGCCACCGGCCCGGAGCTGGTGCAGGCGGTGGTGCGGGCGGCCGACGCGCCGTCCGCCGCCGCGGCGCCGGCCGGCGGCGACGGACGGGCCCCGACCCCGCGCGAGCTGGAGGTGCTGCACCTGCTCGAGCGCGGCTGCTCGGACCGGCGGATCGCCGAGGAGCTCGTCATCTCCCGCAAGACGGTGGAGAAGCACGTCGGCGCGCTGCTGCGCAAGCACGGCGTGCACAGCCGCGCCGCGCTCGTCGCCCAGCGCAGCCGCCTGCTCCTGCCCGGGTGAGCGGGGGTGGGATCCCCCACCCGCAGATGGGGGATCCGCCCGATCCGCGCCCGGTCCGCGCCCGCCTAGCGTGCAGGGGTCCTGTCCGCCCGCGCCGGCTCCGGCGCGCCCGCAGCCCCGGAGGCCCCGTGCCGGTCGTGCCGCTGAAGGAGATCGTCGACGCCGCGTTCGCGGAGCGCTACGGCGTCCCTGCGATCAACGTCGTCAACGACCTCACCCTCGAGGGCGTCCTCGCCGGGGCCGTGCAGGCCCGCTCGCCGCTGATCGTGCAGACGTCGGTGAAGACGGTGCGCGCGATCGGCTCCGATGTGCTCATCGCGACGTGGAAGGCCATGACGGCGGGCATCGAGGTGCCGGTCAGCCTCCACCTGGACCACTGCCCGGACCGCGCGGTGATCAGCGAGTGCCTGGCCAAGGGCTGGAACTCGGTGCTCTTCGACGCCCACGAGCTGCCCGTGGAGGAGAACCAGCGCCAGACCGTCGAGGTCGTCGCCGAGGCCCGCCGGTACGGGGCGAGCGTGGAGGGCGAGATCGAGGGGATCACCGGGATCGAGGACGGCGTCGGCTCCGACGAGGCGTCCGCGCGCCAGACCGTGGAGGTCCAGGTCGGCTTCGTCCGCGCCACCGGCGTGGACGTCTTCGCCCCGGCCATCGGCAACGCGCACGGGGAGTACAGGAGCGCGCCGGTGCTGGACGTCGACCGGGTCAGCGACATCGTGGCCCAGGTGCCGGTGCCGATCGCCCTGCACGGCGGCACGGGCCTGAGCGACGAGGCGTTCACGGACCTGATCGCCCGCGGCTGCGCGAAGGTCAACATCTCCACGGCGTTGAAGACGACGTTCATGCGCTCCTCGCTGGCGAACCTGCGCGCGGCCGAGGAGAAGGGCACGTGGGACCCGCCCACCCTGTTCAGCGCCGTCCAGCAGGACGTCGTCGACCTGACCACCGGCCTGGCGCGCATCTTCGGCAGCGCCGGCAGGGCGGCCTGAGCCGTGCCCGCCCTGGTCTTCGACTGCGACGGCGTCCTCGCCGACACCGAGCGCGACGGGCACCTGCCCGCGTTCAACGCGACCTTCGCCGAGTTCGGCCTCCCCGTGCGCTGGAGCGAGGAGGAGTACGCCGAGAAGCTGCGCGTCGGCGGCGGCAAGGAGCGCATGGCGACCCTGTTCACCCCCGAGCTCGTCGCGTCGGCGGGCCTGCCCGCCGACGCGGCCGGGCAGAAGGAGGCCCTGGCCGCCTGGCACCGGCGCAAGACCGCGGTGTACACGGACTCGATCGAGCGCGGGATCGTGCCGCCGCGCTCCGGCGTCGCGCGGGTCGTGGAGGAGGCCGCGGCCGCCGGCTGGCAGCTCGCGGTGGCCTCCACCTCCGCCGAGCCGTCGGTGCGCGCCGTCCTCGAGCACGTCGTCGGCCCGCAGCGGGCGGCGTCGTTCGAGGTGCTCGCCGGGGACGTCGTCCCGGCGAAGAAGCCCGACCCGGCGATCTACCTGCTGGCCCTCGAGCGGCTCGGGGTCGACCCGGACGACGTGGTCGTCGTCGAGGACAGCCGCAACGGGCTGCTCGCCGCCCGCGGCGCGGGGCTGCGCTGCGTCGTCACGGTCAGCAGCTACACGACCGAGGAGGACTTCACGGGCGCCTCCCTGGTCGTCACCGAGCTGGGGGACCCGGGCGGGCCGGCCGCGCGCGTGCTCGCCGACCCCGCCGGCGTCGAGCCGGGGCCCGTGGTCGGCCTCGCCGAGCTCCAGCGGGTCCTGCAGCGGCCCGCACCCCCTGCCCCCGGCGCCGCCGTCCCCCGGGACGCCGGCCCCGCGACCACCACGAAGGAGGAGCGATGAGCCCTGCCGGCCAGGAGGACGTCGAGCGGGTGGTGCGGTGCGTCGCGCGCACCGTCGTCGCGCACGAGGAGGAGTTCGGCGACCTCGACGCCGTCGCCGGGGACGGGGACTTCGGGTTCTCCATGGCGCGCGGCTTCGAGAAGGTCCTCGCCGACTGGGACGCCTTCGACCGCACCGACGCCGGCACCTTCCTCACCAAGGTCGCCATGACCATCACCAGCCGGATCGGGGGCACCTCCGGCCCGATCTGGGGCACGGCCTTCCTGCGGGCCGGGACGACGCTGAAGGGCGAGGACGCCGTCACCGGGGAGGACGTCGTCGCCGCCCTGCGCGCCGCCGCCGAGGGCATCAAGGCCCGCGGCGGCGCGGACCTCGGCGACAAGACCCTGCTGGACTCCCTCGTGCCGGCCACCGACGCCCTCGAGCGGGAGGTCGCGGCGGGCTCGCCGCGGGCCCGGCTGTTCGCGGTCTTCGCCGAGACCGCGCGCGCCAGCGCCGACGCGACGGCGTCCCTGCAGGCCCGGCGCGGCCGGGCCAGCTACACCGGCGAGCGCAGCATCGGCTCCGTGGACGCCGGCGCCACCGCCGTCGCGATCCTCGCCGAGGCCGTGGCCCAGGAGGAGTCCGCGTCCTCGTCGTCCTGACCTCCGGCGTCGTCCTGACCCCGCAGTCGTCGTGATCCCCGCAGTCGTCCTGACCCCGCACCGCGTCCGTCCACCCGCAGCGCCGTGGAGGCCCTCGTGAAGAAGTTCGTCAACGACCCCAAGCAGTTCGTCCCGGAGATGCTCCGCGGCCTGGCCCTGGCCAATCCGGACACCCTGCGCTACGTGCCCGAGCACAACCTGATCCACCGCGCCGACGCCCCCGTGCAGGGCAAGGTCTCGATCATCCAGGGCTCGGGATCCGGCCACGAGCCGGCCCACGTGATGATCGTCGGCCGCGGCATGCTGGACGCCGCCTGCCCCGGCGACGTCTTCGCGGCCCCGCCCATGGACTACGTGTACGAGACCGCCAAGCTCATGGCCACCGACGCCGGCGTCCTGCTGCTGGTGAACAACTACACCGGTGACCGCATGGCCTTCGACATGGCCCGCGAGATGGTGGAGGCCGAGGGCATCAAGGTGGCCACCCTCGTCGTCGACGACGACGTCGCGGTGAAGGACTCCACCTACACCGTCGGGCGCCGCGGCGTGGCCGGCAACTTC encodes:
- a CDS encoding ATP-binding protein, giving the protein MELAYGLRLPTDVRYVSLVRRLLVTTLEELLVEADCVGDVALAITEACANVVKHAGSLEDFEIAVQLDGTVCRITVVDHGVGYRGPGAQDGGATTGPAGTGTAADPGSGSSAGAEAAAAADALEDADLPDADPLTHGRGIGLMELLVDQLHFVPDVDGTTLVLVKNLRVQPGSILLAA
- a CDS encoding OsmC family protein, whose translation is MPTRTARTAWNGTLQEGSGQVELTSSGVGTYHVSFPRRAADDAEGVTSPEELIAAAHSSCFAMQLSALIGQAGGTPQHLEVSADVSLGPDPAGGFQITGIALKVRGEVDGLDAAGFEKAAQEAKVSCPVSKALKAVDMTLDAALD
- a CDS encoding M3 family metallopeptidase, with product MLAPTNPYATPSDLPHQLPPFDRIRVEHHRPALEAGMAEQRAEVEAIATDPAEPTFANTVEALERSGRLLARAANTFFNLTSSVSSEQLRAVESEVAPLLAAHSDAIHLDPRLFARIDAVRARAAGDAAGLDAEQRAVLERYHTDFVRAGAALGPEEQQRLRALNEELSALTTAFGTHLLEETNALAVLVEDAAALDGLSPQEVSAAAQAARARGHEGGHLLPLALPTAQPVLASLRDRDLRERVHTASVTRGARGGEHDTRALVVRIAALRAQRSALLGFPAHADWVVADQTAGSRETVMTMLTSLVPAATSNARGEQAELTAALHADGHTGPLRPWDWAHYAERVRRERFAVDAAALRPYFPLDAVLTDGVFWAAQQLYGLELTERTDLPVPHPDVRVWEVRDEDGRERGLFLGDFFARESKRGGAWMSTYVDQSHLLGTLPVVVVTLNVPPPAPGEPALLSVDEVDTAFHEFGHALHGLLSDVRHPRLSGTTVPRDFVEYPSQVNEFWAWEPVVLARYARHHATGEALPGEQVERLRAAQSYGQGHATTEILAAMLLDQAWHQLDPAEEVAVQDVEAFEAAALERFGVALEAVPPRYRSTYFNHVFGGGYSAGYYSYLWSEVLDADTVEWFREHGGLRRANGAAFAAALLSRGGTVDPMAAYAAFRGRGPRIEPLLERRGLTGAEMTLPEDEAG
- a CDS encoding GAF domain-containing protein, yielding MAAACERAAQAQALADLAEGLAGEFSLRPLLERVLRSAVALLGCSDGSISLVDHSSGTYRKEADVGVACQSGRSFPLVEGLTGEVVRAGGPVVVDDYRQVRGGHLHPADRARLHAAVGVPVRWGPAVLGAVVVFSADPARRFRPADVELLSLFARHAAIAITNARLHAVAAERGWAEAAARERERSARQVQERLSRQLATLLVHLERAAGDGGADGGADGGADGGADGGADGPREALGAAAAVARSALAIARSAGAQPDDLPEGLTLHDAVAAEVAWARTAAGLDGRLVVAGQVRAPDAEVAGHLLRATRCAVVRAVARSRAAVLRVGLVHGAEGVVLLVEDDGSGEAGDDGLARVVARTRALGGAAELTTTPGWGTTLRVQLPYRLAGEHRPARTGVLVVDGRPAVRSGLAALIGQGGPAVRVLGDVGRAGDVPDAVRLLRPDVVVLGDRLADAAPAQVVAALLEQDPRAAVVLVEEPAGAAVPVAGLRGRVSAEATGPELVQAVVRAADAPSAAAAPAGGDGRAPTPRELEVLHLLERGCSDRRIAEELVISRKTVEKHVGALLRKHGVHSRAALVAQRSRLLLPG
- a CDS encoding class II fructose-bisphosphate aldolase, whose product is MPVVPLKEIVDAAFAERYGVPAINVVNDLTLEGVLAGAVQARSPLIVQTSVKTVRAIGSDVLIATWKAMTAGIEVPVSLHLDHCPDRAVISECLAKGWNSVLFDAHELPVEENQRQTVEVVAEARRYGASVEGEIEGITGIEDGVGSDEASARQTVEVQVGFVRATGVDVFAPAIGNAHGEYRSAPVLDVDRVSDIVAQVPVPIALHGGTGLSDEAFTDLIARGCAKVNISTALKTTFMRSSLANLRAAEEKGTWDPPTLFSAVQQDVVDLTTGLARIFGSAGRAA
- a CDS encoding HAD-IA family hydrolase codes for the protein MPALVFDCDGVLADTERDGHLPAFNATFAEFGLPVRWSEEEYAEKLRVGGGKERMATLFTPELVASAGLPADAAGQKEALAAWHRRKTAVYTDSIERGIVPPRSGVARVVEEAAAAGWQLAVASTSAEPSVRAVLEHVVGPQRAASFEVLAGDVVPAKKPDPAIYLLALERLGVDPDDVVVVEDSRNGLLAARGAGLRCVVTVSSYTTEEDFTGASLVVTELGDPGGPAARVLADPAGVEPGPVVGLAELQRVLQRPAPPAPGAAVPRDAGPATTTKEER
- the dhaL gene encoding dihydroxyacetone kinase subunit DhaL, which codes for MSPAGQEDVERVVRCVARTVVAHEEEFGDLDAVAGDGDFGFSMARGFEKVLADWDAFDRTDAGTFLTKVAMTITSRIGGTSGPIWGTAFLRAGTTLKGEDAVTGEDVVAALRAAAEGIKARGGADLGDKTLLDSLVPATDALEREVAAGSPRARLFAVFAETARASADATASLQARRGRASYTGERSIGSVDAGATAVAILAEAVAQEESASSSS